In Thauera aromatica K172, one DNA window encodes the following:
- a CDS encoding site-specific recombinase — translation MERLLERFAQPGQDPVALWAALVDKLRPPRASQTGKATANLRTLTDLIGRRSDLRAGLRTSLVGLFAERKQVTLYVSSGLLPSTGFFSETSRRIAGRVLPEVIDTAYLRDLLSAVFHRKDDEVWVNAVADEVWLELLTTLVGHETPMFEEDASPLPHAVGEILEALRVLSFHVSAIGLDPELVRIDPHLEEHESPFLAQNSELLIYIQHYTDWWTTPGALIADDKHLTVMLHQCDEILQRVRKRATRIGTSLTLTFKLERLRQHLERIHELISLLSELRTRRVIEDVAPRLIGLFKALVRAECRKNVLTDYWGKNVELLSLRMTESASKTGERYITSTRGEYFSMFGSAALGGLIIALMTAHKIVLGTQGMAPLNELLSFCLNYGLGFVLIHVLGGTVATKQPAMTANAIAASIGEARGKTRDLEALADLIVRTVRSQVAAILGNIGVAIPMALLIGFLLELATGSHFIPPDKAYRLLDEIDPRGGALFFAGIAGVCLFMSGLIAAYYDNLSAYNRIPQRLRQLRWPRRLLGEERTERITVYIENNLGALAGNFFFGFLLGGATAIGVLFGLPVDIRHIAFSSANLGYAAIALDFALPLQAVALGLGGVLLIGVTNLLVSFTLTLSVAMRARRITFAQGRSLGRLLLKRLLRTPQAFLLPPLRDEKDEAATPTASSPPAAGELHPAASAATSGNENDKAAPDKT, via the coding sequence ATGGAAAGACTCCTTGAACGCTTCGCCCAGCCCGGGCAGGACCCGGTCGCCCTGTGGGCGGCGCTGGTGGACAAACTGCGCCCGCCGCGCGCCAGCCAGACCGGCAAGGCGACCGCCAACCTGCGCACCCTCACCGACCTGATCGGCCGTCGCAGCGACCTGCGAGCCGGCCTGCGCACCTCCCTCGTGGGCCTGTTCGCCGAACGCAAGCAGGTGACGCTGTACGTCTCCTCGGGGCTGCTGCCGTCGACCGGCTTCTTCTCCGAGACCTCGCGCCGCATCGCCGGGCGGGTGCTGCCCGAAGTCATCGACACCGCCTACCTGAGGGATCTGCTGTCGGCGGTGTTCCACCGCAAAGACGACGAAGTCTGGGTCAATGCGGTCGCCGACGAGGTCTGGCTGGAGCTGCTCACCACCCTGGTCGGCCACGAAACGCCGATGTTCGAGGAGGACGCCAGCCCGCTCCCCCATGCGGTGGGCGAGATCCTCGAAGCGCTGCGGGTGCTGTCCTTCCACGTCTCGGCGATCGGCCTCGACCCCGAACTGGTGCGCATCGACCCCCACCTGGAAGAGCACGAATCGCCCTTCCTGGCGCAGAACAGCGAGTTGCTGATCTACATCCAGCACTACACCGACTGGTGGACCACACCCGGCGCGCTGATCGCCGACGACAAGCACCTGACGGTGATGCTGCACCAGTGCGACGAGATCCTGCAGCGCGTACGCAAGCGCGCCACCCGCATCGGCACCAGCCTCACCCTGACCTTCAAGCTCGAGCGCCTGCGCCAGCACCTCGAACGCATTCACGAACTGATCAGCCTGCTCAGCGAACTGCGCACCCGCCGCGTCATCGAAGACGTCGCCCCGCGCCTGATCGGCCTGTTCAAGGCCCTGGTGCGCGCCGAATGCCGCAAGAACGTGCTCACCGACTACTGGGGCAAGAACGTCGAGCTGCTGTCGCTGCGCATGACCGAAAGCGCCAGCAAGACGGGCGAACGCTACATCACCAGCACCCGCGGCGAATACTTCAGCATGTTCGGCTCGGCCGCCCTCGGCGGGCTGATCATCGCCCTCATGACGGCGCACAAGATCGTGCTCGGCACCCAGGGCATGGCACCGCTCAACGAACTATTGTCCTTCTGCCTGAACTACGGCCTCGGCTTCGTCCTGATCCACGTCCTCGGCGGCACCGTCGCCACCAAGCAGCCGGCGATGACCGCCAACGCGATCGCCGCCTCGATCGGCGAGGCACGCGGCAAGACACGCGACCTGGAAGCGCTGGCCGACCTCATCGTGCGCACGGTGCGCAGCCAGGTGGCCGCGATCCTGGGCAATATCGGGGTCGCCATCCCGATGGCACTGTTGATCGGCTTCCTCCTCGAACTCGCCACCGGCAGCCACTTCATCCCCCCCGACAAGGCTTATCGGCTGCTCGACGAAATCGACCCGCGCGGCGGCGCCCTGTTCTTTGCCGGAATCGCCGGCGTATGCCTGTTCATGTCCGGCCTGATCGCCGCCTATTACGACAACCTGTCGGCCTACAACCGCATCCCGCAGCGCCTGCGCCAGTTGCGCTGGCCGCGCCGGCTGCTGGGCGAAGAGCGCACCGAGCGGATCACGGTGTACATCGAAAACAACCTCGGCGCCCTCGCCGGCAACTTTTTCTTCGGCTTCCTGCTCGGCGGCGCGACTGCGATCGGCGTGCTGTTCGGCCTCCCGGTCGATATCCGCCACATCGCATTCTCTTCCGCCAACCTCGGATATGCCGCGATCGCGCTCGATTTCGCCCTCCCCCTGCAGGCCGTGGCCCTGGGATTGGGTGGCGTGCTGCTGATCGGCGTAACGAACCTGCTGGTCAGCTTCACCCTGACCCTGAGCGTAGCCATGCGCGCACGCCGCATCACCTTCGCCCAGGGGCGCAGCCTCGGCAGGCTGCTGCTGAAGCGCCTGCTCCGCACTCCGCAAGCCTTCCTGCTGCCGCCGCTGCGCGACGAAAAAGACGAAGCCGCGACGCCCACCGCCTCGAGCCCCCCCGCCGCAGGCGAACTCCACCCGGCAGCGAGCGCCGCGACAAGCGGGAACGAAAACGACAAAGCCGCCCCCGACAAAACCTGA
- a CDS encoding LysR substrate-binding domain-containing protein → MAFPPVTPFTQIPPIQCLVTFEAVARLRSASRAADELCVTVSAVSHRLRQLEAQLGVKLFTRNDFTLTSDGAHYLHNVCAGLAALGQLPAGRGRAAAPRLRVAVTPSFSRQLLMPRLERFRNVYPDVELTLQVSIPLLDVTAEEADLEIRFGTGGYPDREYRRLLDDVITPACSPAYLNEHGPFDGFRSEAEFARVRLMKTPLEPWAPWFAGCGVHRVEPEGGAQFNDLGLVYDAAASGFGVALVRHRLGAAWFDSGRLLPLSTHSVPSPHSHYLCWRPGTLERWECAAFVDWLTHVLAA, encoded by the coding sequence ATGGCCTTCCCCCCTGTCACTCCCTTCACCCAGATCCCGCCGATCCAGTGCCTCGTCACCTTCGAGGCCGTCGCCCGCCTGCGCAGCGCGAGCCGGGCGGCGGACGAGCTGTGCGTGACGGTCAGCGCTGTCAGCCACCGCCTGCGCCAGCTCGAGGCGCAGCTCGGAGTGAAGCTGTTTACCCGCAACGACTTCACCCTCACCAGCGACGGTGCGCATTATCTGCACAACGTATGCGCCGGCCTTGCCGCCCTCGGCCAGTTGCCCGCGGGGCGTGGCCGGGCGGCGGCGCCCCGGCTGCGGGTGGCGGTCACCCCTTCGTTCTCGCGCCAGTTGCTGATGCCGCGGCTCGAACGGTTTCGCAATGTCTATCCGGATGTCGAACTGACTCTGCAGGTGTCGATCCCGCTGCTCGATGTCACTGCCGAAGAAGCCGACCTGGAAATCCGCTTCGGTACCGGGGGCTACCCTGATCGCGAGTACCGGCGGCTCCTCGACGACGTGATCACGCCGGCTTGCAGTCCGGCCTACCTGAACGAGCACGGCCCCTTCGACGGCTTCCGCAGCGAGGCCGAATTCGCTCGTGTGCGCCTGATGAAAACGCCGCTGGAACCCTGGGCACCCTGGTTCGCGGGCTGCGGCGTGCACCGTGTGGAGCCGGAAGGTGGTGCGCAGTTCAACGACCTGGGCCTGGTCTATGACGCTGCGGCGAGCGGCTTCGGTGTCGCCCTCGTCCGCCACCGGCTCGGTGCGGCCTGGTTCGACAGCGGCCGCCTGCTGCCGTTGTCCACCCATTCGGTGCCTTCGCCCCACAGCCATTACCTCTGCTGGCGGCCCGGTACCCTCGAACGCTGGGAATGCGCCGCGTTCGTCGATTGGCTGACGCACGTGCTGGCGGCTTGA
- the cgtA gene encoding Obg family GTPase CgtA, with product MKFFDEARIEVLAGDGGNGVATFRREKFIPKGGPSGGDGGRGGSVYAVADRNLNTLIDYRYTRTFRAERGENGGSRDCYGKGGGDITLRFPVGTVIKDMDSDELVADLDEDGKTVLIARGGRGGLGNIHFKSSVNRAPRKCTPGQEGERRNLHLELKVLADVGLLGMPNAGKSTFIRSVSAAKPKVADYPFTTLAPNLGVVRTSENRSFVIADIPGLIEGAAEGAGLGHQFLRHLQRTHVLLHLVDLAPFDPETDPVAEAKAIVSELRKYDEALYAKPRWLALNKLDLIPEEERAERVAAFLEAYGPVERHFEISALKGEGTRPLIFAIQDFLDAERARIDAERTERQAAEAARLAAAEVARAAADAAYEEEVQGDDESDDALPEDEAKAGDEPR from the coding sequence ATGAAGTTTTTTGACGAAGCCCGCATCGAAGTCCTCGCCGGCGACGGCGGCAATGGCGTGGCCACTTTCCGCCGCGAAAAGTTCATCCCCAAGGGCGGCCCCAGCGGCGGCGACGGCGGACGCGGCGGCAGCGTGTACGCGGTGGCCGACCGCAACCTCAACACCCTGATCGACTACCGCTACACGCGGACCTTCCGCGCCGAGCGCGGCGAGAACGGCGGCAGCCGCGACTGCTACGGCAAGGGCGGCGGCGACATCACGCTGCGCTTTCCGGTCGGCACGGTGATCAAGGACATGGACAGCGACGAACTCGTTGCCGACCTCGACGAGGACGGCAAGACCGTGCTGATCGCCCGCGGCGGCCGCGGCGGACTGGGCAACATCCACTTCAAGTCCAGCGTCAACCGCGCCCCACGCAAATGCACTCCGGGCCAGGAAGGCGAACGCCGCAACCTGCACCTGGAGCTGAAAGTGCTCGCCGATGTCGGCCTGCTGGGGATGCCCAACGCCGGCAAGTCCACCTTCATCCGCAGCGTCTCGGCGGCCAAGCCGAAAGTGGCCGACTACCCGTTCACCACCCTCGCCCCCAACCTCGGCGTCGTGCGCACCAGCGAAAATCGCAGCTTCGTCATCGCCGACATTCCCGGCCTGATCGAAGGTGCGGCCGAAGGCGCCGGCCTCGGCCACCAGTTCCTGCGCCACCTGCAGCGCACCCATGTGCTGCTGCACCTGGTCGACCTCGCGCCCTTCGACCCCGAAACCGATCCGGTCGCCGAGGCCAAGGCCATCGTCAGCGAGCTGCGCAAGTACGACGAGGCCCTCTACGCCAAGCCGCGCTGGCTGGCGCTCAACAAGCTCGACCTGATCCCGGAAGAAGAACGCGCCGAACGCGTCGCCGCCTTCCTCGAGGCCTATGGCCCGGTCGAGCGCCACTTCGAGATCTCGGCGCTGAAAGGCGAAGGCACAAGGCCCTTGATCTTCGCGATCCAGGACTTCCTCGACGCCGAACGCGCCCGCATCGACGCCGAACGCACCGAGCGCCAGGCCGCCGAAGCCGCCCGCCTGGCCGCAGCCGAGGTCGCGCGCGCAGCGGCCGACGCGGCCTACGAGGAAGAGGTGCAAGGCGACGATGAAAGCGACGACGCCCTGCCCGAAGATGAAGCGAAGGCCGGAGACGAACCCCGGTGA
- the rplU gene encoding 50S ribosomal protein L21 — translation MYAVIKTGGKQYRVAAGEKIKVEQIPADVGSEITLDQVFMVGEGESVKIGTPVVAGASVKATVVSHGRHDKIKIFKMRRRKHYQKHQGHRQNYTELRIEAISA, via the coding sequence ATGTACGCGGTGATAAAAACCGGTGGCAAGCAGTATCGCGTTGCCGCTGGCGAAAAGATCAAGGTAGAACAGATACCGGCCGACGTGGGTTCCGAAATCACCCTCGACCAGGTTTTCATGGTCGGTGAAGGCGAGTCCGTGAAGATCGGCACGCCGGTGGTGGCCGGAGCTTCCGTCAAGGCGACCGTGGTTTCGCACGGCCGCCACGACAAGATCAAGATTTTCAAGATGCGCCGCCGCAAGCACTACCAGAAGCACCAGGGGCATCGTCAGAACTACACCGAGCTTCGCATCGAAGCGATCTCGGCCTAA
- a CDS encoding ATP-binding cassette domain-containing protein — protein sequence MPLLSVDNACLAFGHVDLLDHVAFQLDAGERVALIGRNGSGKSSLLRALAGQAGLDDGTVWRQAGMVTAYVPQEPDFLLEHDVFATIADGLGAAAQLLTEYHAAMLAVGEHATPEALARLDDLQHAVESAQAWRLNQRVEQIVARLGLDPTAPVSSLSGGGVKRVALARALVAEPDLLLLDEPTNHLDLDGILWLEGLIREFRGAVMVITHDRVFLDNVATRIIELDRGRLASYPGRFSDYQRRKAEELDAEEKAAARFDKFLAQEEVWIRKGVEARRTRNEGRVRRLEALRRARAARRDRLGDVSLAVDSGDKSGQMVAELTHVTKRYGDKVVVRDFSTRILRGDRIGFIGPNGAGKTTLLKLILGEIEADEGTVRRGTRQSVAYFDQLRAQLDPELALTEVISPGSDFVEIGGEKKHVIGYLGDFLFAPQRARSPVKSLSGGERNRLLLARLFARPANVLVLDEPTNDLDIETLDLLEELLAGYDGTLFLVSHDRAFLDNVVTQVIAAEGEGHWGEYAGGYADWQRVQAARAQARTDERSAGAARAGAVEKTPAAKERPAVDKAASRPAKLSFNEKRELDALPGLISALEDEQAALHARMADPALYQQAPHEVAQAKARLEALDAEIEAAMLRWEELETRAAS from the coding sequence ATGCCCCTCCTTTCCGTTGATAACGCCTGCCTCGCTTTCGGTCACGTCGACCTCCTCGACCATGTCGCTTTCCAGCTCGATGCGGGCGAGCGCGTCGCCCTGATCGGGCGCAACGGTTCGGGCAAATCCAGCCTGCTACGCGCCCTCGCCGGTCAGGCGGGGCTCGATGACGGCACGGTGTGGCGGCAGGCCGGGATGGTGACGGCGTACGTGCCGCAGGAGCCGGATTTCCTTCTCGAGCACGACGTCTTCGCCACCATCGCCGACGGTCTGGGGGCGGCTGCGCAGTTGCTGACGGAGTACCACGCGGCGATGCTGGCCGTCGGTGAGCACGCTACCCCGGAGGCGCTGGCCCGGCTTGACGACCTGCAGCACGCGGTGGAGTCGGCCCAGGCATGGCGCCTGAACCAGCGCGTCGAGCAGATCGTCGCCCGCCTCGGGCTCGACCCCACGGCGCCGGTCTCCAGCCTGTCGGGCGGCGGCGTCAAGCGTGTCGCCCTGGCGCGTGCGCTGGTCGCCGAACCCGACCTGCTGCTGCTCGACGAGCCCACCAACCACCTCGACCTCGACGGCATCCTGTGGCTGGAAGGCCTGATCCGCGAGTTCCGCGGCGCGGTCATGGTCATCACCCACGACCGTGTCTTCCTCGACAACGTCGCCACCCGCATCATCGAGCTCGACCGCGGCCGGCTGGCGAGCTATCCGGGGCGTTTTTCCGACTACCAGCGGCGCAAGGCCGAGGAGCTGGACGCGGAGGAAAAGGCTGCCGCGCGCTTCGACAAATTCCTCGCCCAGGAGGAAGTGTGGATCCGCAAGGGGGTGGAGGCGCGCCGTACCCGCAACGAAGGCCGCGTGCGCCGGCTCGAAGCCTTGCGCCGCGCGCGCGCGGCGCGTCGCGACCGCCTCGGCGACGTCAGCCTGGCGGTCGATAGCGGCGACAAGAGCGGGCAGATGGTGGCCGAACTGACCCATGTCACCAAGCGCTACGGCGACAAGGTGGTGGTGCGCGACTTCTCCACCCGCATCCTGCGCGGTGACCGCATCGGCTTCATCGGCCCCAACGGCGCGGGCAAGACCACGCTGTTGAAGCTCATCCTCGGCGAGATCGAAGCCGACGAGGGCACGGTGCGCCGCGGCACCCGGCAGTCGGTGGCCTACTTCGACCAGCTCCGCGCCCAGCTCGACCCCGAGCTGGCGCTGACCGAAGTGATCAGCCCGGGCTCGGATTTCGTCGAGATCGGCGGCGAGAAGAAGCACGTCATCGGCTACCTCGGCGATTTCCTGTTCGCGCCGCAGCGCGCGCGCTCGCCGGTCAAGTCGCTCTCGGGCGGCGAGCGCAACCGCCTGCTGCTCGCCCGCCTGTTCGCCCGCCCGGCCAACGTGCTGGTGCTCGACGAACCGACCAACGACCTCGATATCGAGACCCTCGATCTGCTCGAGGAACTGCTCGCCGGCTACGACGGCACCCTGTTCCTGGTCAGCCATGACCGCGCCTTCCTCGACAACGTCGTTACACAGGTGATTGCCGCCGAGGGCGAGGGGCACTGGGGCGAGTATGCCGGCGGCTACGCCGACTGGCAGCGCGTGCAGGCGGCCCGCGCCCAGGCCCGGACCGACGAGCGGAGCGCGGGCGCGGCGCGGGCGGGGGCGGTGGAAAAAACGCCGGCGGCGAAGGAGCGGCCGGCCGTGGACAAAGCGGCGAGCCGGCCGGCCAAGCTGTCGTTCAACGAAAAACGCGAGCTGGACGCGCTGCCCGGGCTGATCTCCGCGCTCGAGGACGAGCAGGCGGCGCTGCATGCCCGCATGGCCGATCCTGCGCTGTACCAGCAGGCCCCGCACGAAGTCGCCCAGGCCAAGGCGCGGCTGGAGGCCCTGGACGCCGAGATCGAGGCTGCGATGCTGCGCTGGGAAGAGCTGGAGACGCGCGCCGCCTCCTGA
- the rpmA gene encoding 50S ribosomal protein L27 encodes MAHKKAGGSSRNGRDSESKRLGVKRYGGQFVLAGNIIVRQRGTQYHPGDNVGVGKDHTLFALKDGVVQFAVKGPAKRRTVIIVPEAA; translated from the coding sequence ATGGCACACAAAAAAGCTGGCGGCAGTTCGCGTAACGGCCGCGACTCGGAATCGAAACGCCTCGGCGTGAAGCGCTACGGTGGTCAGTTCGTCCTCGCCGGCAACATCATCGTTCGCCAGCGCGGCACCCAGTACCACCCGGGCGACAACGTCGGCGTGGGCAAGGACCACACCCTGTTCGCGCTCAAGGACGGCGTCGTCCAGTTCGCGGTCAAGGGCCCGGCCAAGCGCCGCACCGTGATCATCGTGCCCGAAGCGGCCTGA
- a CDS encoding oxidoreductase, producing the protein MSPFKAYVIDQDAHRKIVSRMTTLTAGQLDAGEVGIRVHYSSINYKDALAATGAGKIIRRFPCVGGIDLAGEVVDSADARFRPGDKVVVTSFDLGVAHHGGYAEYARVPAAWVVPLPAGLDLFEAMALGTAGFTAALGIVRMEHNGLAPANGPVVVTGATGGVGGLAIDMLAQLGYHVAALTGKASESDYLRGLGAAEVRLRAEIDFDKVRPLEAAQWAGAIDNVGGPILHWVLATMKQAGTVASIGNAASFDLHTTVFPFILRGVSLLGIDSGYMSFPTRLRVWERLGRDLKPRHLAAVTRTIDFDALPGAFDDYIQGRIKGRTVVRIGA; encoded by the coding sequence ATGAGCCCGTTCAAGGCCTACGTCATCGACCAGGATGCGCACCGCAAGATCGTCAGCCGCATGACGACACTGACCGCCGGGCAGCTCGACGCCGGCGAGGTCGGCATCCGCGTCCATTATTCGAGCATCAACTACAAGGACGCCCTCGCCGCCACCGGCGCGGGCAAGATCATCCGCCGCTTCCCCTGCGTCGGCGGCATCGATCTGGCCGGCGAAGTGGTCGATAGCGCCGACGCCCGCTTTCGTCCCGGCGACAAGGTCGTCGTCACCAGCTTCGATCTGGGGGTGGCGCACCACGGCGGCTACGCCGAATACGCCCGTGTGCCGGCGGCCTGGGTCGTGCCGCTGCCGGCCGGGCTGGACCTGTTCGAGGCGATGGCCCTGGGCACGGCCGGCTTCACCGCCGCGCTCGGCATCGTGCGCATGGAACACAACGGGCTGGCCCCGGCCAACGGCCCGGTGGTCGTCACCGGCGCCACCGGCGGGGTCGGCGGCCTGGCCATCGACATGCTGGCGCAGCTCGGCTACCACGTCGCCGCGCTCACCGGCAAAGCCTCCGAAAGCGACTACCTGCGGGGGCTGGGGGCGGCCGAGGTGCGGCTGCGCGCGGAGATCGACTTCGACAAGGTGCGCCCGCTCGAGGCGGCGCAGTGGGCGGGGGCGATCGATAACGTCGGAGGGCCGATCCTGCACTGGGTGCTGGCGACGATGAAGCAGGCCGGGACCGTGGCCAGCATCGGCAACGCGGCGAGCTTCGATCTCCACACCACGGTCTTCCCCTTCATCCTGCGCGGAGTCAGCCTGCTCGGCATCGACTCCGGCTACATGAGCTTTCCCACCCGGCTGCGCGTGTGGGAGCGGCTGGGCCGCGACCTGAAACCGCGCCATCTGGCCGCGGTGACGCGCACGATCGATTTCGACGCGCTGCCGGGCGCGTTCGACGACTACATCCAGGGCCGGATCAAGGGCCGTACCGTAGTGCGGATCGGCGCCTGA
- the proB gene encoding glutamate 5-kinase produces the protein MRTKIRNARRLVVKVGSALVTNNGAGLDKEALGAWARQIAALHAEGRQVVLVSSGAIAAGMQRLGWSKRPHEMHQLQAAAAVGQMGLVEAYEKAFSGHGLHTAQILLTHEDLADRTRYLNARSTLTTLLALGVVPIINENDTVVTDEIKFGDNDTLGALVANLIEAEALIILTDQQGLYTADPRSDPAATLISEGRAEDRRYEAMAGGAGTGISRGGMITKIRAAQRAARSGAHTCIASGRERDPLLRLAAGEALGTLLYASSTPLQARKQWLADHLQLAGDLVLDDGAAAALKSGRSLLAVGVIEVRGDFERGAAVACRTLGGEEVARGLVNYSASECRRIARRPSTEIENLLGYIDEPELIHRDNMVCR, from the coding sequence ATGAGAACCAAGATCCGCAACGCCCGCCGCCTCGTGGTGAAGGTCGGCAGCGCGCTCGTCACCAACAACGGTGCCGGCCTCGACAAGGAAGCGCTCGGTGCCTGGGCACGCCAGATCGCCGCGCTGCACGCCGAGGGGCGGCAGGTGGTGCTGGTGTCTTCGGGGGCAATCGCCGCCGGAATGCAGCGCCTGGGGTGGTCGAAGCGCCCGCACGAGATGCACCAGCTGCAGGCCGCCGCCGCGGTCGGCCAGATGGGCCTCGTCGAAGCCTACGAAAAGGCCTTTTCGGGCCACGGCCTGCACACCGCGCAGATCCTGCTGACGCACGAGGATCTCGCCGACCGCACCCGTTACCTGAACGCGCGCAGCACGCTGACCACCCTGCTCGCGCTCGGGGTGGTGCCGATCATCAACGAGAACGACACCGTGGTCACCGACGAGATCAAGTTCGGCGACAACGACACCCTCGGCGCGCTCGTCGCCAACCTGATCGAGGCCGAAGCGCTGATCATCCTCACCGACCAGCAGGGCCTGTACACCGCCGATCCGCGCAGCGATCCGGCCGCCACCCTGATCTCCGAAGGCCGCGCCGAAGACCGCCGCTACGAGGCGATGGCGGGCGGTGCCGGCACCGGCATCAGCCGCGGCGGCATGATCACCAAGATCCGCGCAGCCCAGCGCGCCGCGCGCAGCGGCGCCCACACCTGCATCGCCAGCGGCCGCGAGCGCGACCCGCTGTTGCGCCTGGCCGCGGGCGAAGCGCTCGGCACCCTGCTCTACGCCAGCAGCACGCCGCTGCAGGCGCGCAAGCAGTGGCTCGCCGATCACCTCCAGCTCGCCGGGGACCTGGTCCTCGACGACGGTGCCGCCGCCGCCCTGAAAAGCGGGCGCAGCCTGCTCGCGGTCGGCGTCATCGAGGTACGCGGCGACTTCGAACGTGGCGCCGCGGTGGCCTGCCGCACGCTCGGCGGCGAAGAGGTGGCGCGCGGACTGGTGAACTACTCGGCCTCGGAATGCCGCCGCATCGCGCGCCGGCCGAGCACCGAAATCGAGAACCTGCTCGGCTACATCGACGAACCGGAGCTGATCCACCGCGACAACATGGTCTGTCGCTGA
- a CDS encoding propionate--CoA ligase — protein sequence MTDYQQFHRRSIDQRDEFWTEQAALVHWNKPAEQICDFSHPPFVKWFKGGETNLCYNAVDRHAAKRPNDRALIYVSTETGEEKIYSFAELQREVERMAAIYQALGVRRGDRVLIYMPMIAEAAFAMLACARIGAIHSVVFGGFAAGSLATRIDDAKPALMVSADAGMRNGKPVPYKHLVDEACSLAEHPPQKVLIIDRGLDKNFSRVDGRDVDYAELRAKHLDARVPVTWVESSEPSYILYTSGTTGKPKGVQRDTGGYCVALAASMKHIYTGGEGETMFTTSDIGWVVGHSYIIYGPLIAGMATVMYEGTPLRPDPGIWWQIVDKYKVDVMFSAPTAVRVLKKQDPAWLKKYDLSSLKHLFLAGEPLDETSHQWIMDALGIPVIDNYWQTETGWPMLAICRGVEDSPIKLGSPAFPVFGYDLRLFREDGSECGANEKGIVGVVPPLPPGCLSTVWGQDERFVSTYFSVFKEPVVYSSSDWGIKDDKGYHSILGRMDDVINVAGHRLGTREIEEAVQMHPAIAEVAVVGVADEVKGQMPMAFAVVKDAAAVDTAEKRAALEKEVMKKVDAVLGAIARPARVHFINGLPKTRSGKMLRRSIQALAEGRDAGDLTTIDDPGTLEQIRAALKS from the coding sequence ATGACCGATTACCAGCAGTTCCACCGCCGTTCCATCGACCAGCGCGACGAATTCTGGACCGAACAGGCCGCGCTTGTGCATTGGAACAAGCCCGCCGAGCAGATCTGCGATTTTTCCCACCCGCCGTTCGTCAAGTGGTTCAAGGGGGGAGAGACCAATCTGTGCTACAACGCGGTCGACCGTCACGCCGCGAAGCGCCCGAACGACCGTGCGCTGATCTACGTTTCCACCGAAACCGGCGAGGAAAAGATCTATTCCTTCGCCGAGCTGCAGCGCGAGGTCGAGCGCATGGCGGCGATCTACCAGGCGCTCGGTGTCCGGCGTGGCGACCGGGTGCTGATCTACATGCCGATGATCGCCGAGGCCGCGTTCGCAATGCTCGCCTGCGCGCGCATCGGCGCGATCCATTCGGTGGTGTTCGGCGGCTTCGCCGCGGGCTCGCTCGCGACCCGCATCGATGACGCCAAACCGGCATTGATGGTGAGCGCCGATGCCGGGATGCGCAACGGCAAGCCGGTGCCCTACAAGCATCTGGTCGACGAGGCCTGCAGCCTGGCCGAGCACCCGCCGCAGAAGGTGCTGATCATCGACCGCGGCCTCGACAAGAATTTTTCCCGCGTCGACGGGCGCGACGTCGATTACGCCGAACTGCGCGCGAAGCACCTGGATGCCCGGGTGCCGGTGACCTGGGTGGAGTCGTCCGAGCCGAGCTACATCCTGTACACCTCCGGCACCACCGGCAAGCCCAAGGGCGTGCAGCGCGACACCGGCGGCTACTGCGTGGCGCTGGCGGCGTCGATGAAGCACATCTACACCGGCGGCGAAGGCGAGACGATGTTCACGACCTCCGACATCGGCTGGGTGGTCGGCCACAGCTACATCATCTACGGCCCGCTCATCGCCGGCATGGCGACGGTGATGTACGAAGGCACGCCGCTGCGCCCCGACCCCGGAATCTGGTGGCAGATCGTCGACAAGTACAAGGTTGATGTGATGTTCTCGGCGCCGACCGCGGTGCGCGTGCTGAAGAAGCAGGACCCGGCTTGGCTCAAGAAGTACGACCTGTCCTCGCTCAAGCACCTGTTCCTCGCCGGCGAGCCGCTCGACGAGACCAGCCACCAGTGGATCATGGACGCGCTGGGGATCCCGGTGATCGACAACTACTGGCAGACCGAAACCGGCTGGCCGATGCTGGCGATCTGCCGCGGCGTCGAGGACAGCCCGATCAAGCTCGGCTCGCCCGCGTTCCCGGTGTTCGGCTACGACCTGCGCCTCTTCCGCGAGGATGGAAGCGAGTGCGGCGCCAACGAGAAAGGCATCGTCGGCGTCGTGCCGCCGCTGCCGCCGGGCTGCCTGTCGACGGTGTGGGGCCAGGACGAGCGCTTCGTTTCCACTTACTTCAGCGTGTTCAAGGAGCCGGTGGTGTATTCCTCGTCGGACTGGGGAATCAAGGACGACAAGGGCTACCACAGCATCCTCGGACGCATGGACGACGTCATCAACGTCGCCGGCCACCGGCTGGGCACGCGCGAGATCGAGGAGGCGGTGCAGATGCACCCGGCGATCGCCGAGGTGGCGGTGGTCGGCGTCGCCGATGAGGTCAAGGGTCAGATGCCGATGGCGTTCGCGGTGGTGAAGGACGCGGCTGCGGTCGACACTGCCGAAAAGCGCGCCGCGCTGGAGAAGGAAGTGATGAAGAAGGTCGACGCGGTGCTCGGGGCGATCGCCCGCCCCGCCCGGGTGCATTTCATCAACGGCCTGCCCAAGACGCGCTCGGGCAAGATGCTGCGCCGCTCGATCCAGGCCCTGGCCGAAGGGCGCGACGCCGGCGACCTCACCACGATCGACGATCCGGGTACGCTGGAGCAGATCCGGGCCGCGCTCAAGAGCTGA